A region from the Alnus glutinosa chromosome 5, dhAlnGlut1.1, whole genome shotgun sequence genome encodes:
- the LOC133868176 gene encoding probable LRR receptor-like serine/threonine-protein kinase At3g47570 encodes MDRSCFLFLLRATVFLVHYYIGSLANATALDITTDQSTLLALKGGISYDPHNILTSNWSTSISVCNWIGITCSSKYHRITVLNLSYMGLVGTIPPHIGNLSFLVKLSVTNNSFHGSMPNELARLYRLELLDFGFNDLSGEIPSSMGSLSKLQYLFLHDNSFNGTFPSSLSNASSLEIIHLGYNQLSGSISSSLFNISSLQRISLMENMLSGPLPSIIFNMPSLQVMDLESNMLSGEFSMDLFDHLPNLQWLDVSHNKFYGKLPFTLFKCKQLQNLSLHANNFTGRVSPKIGNLTMLINLDLAGNNFQGEIPSEIGNLQNLELFNIENNNFAGPIPFEIFNISTLQDIAITLNNLSGHLPSNIGLFLPNLQKLYIGANELSGTLPSSISNASQLIDIELVQNSFSGLIPKTLGNLRLLERLNLGQNNLTVGSPELSFFSSLSNCIYLKALILSDNPLNGIMPSSVGNLSTSLRRFSMFNCNIKGSIPSDIGNLSSLTTLNLQTNELAGPIPSTVGRLHMLEGLYLRSNRLEGHIPSDLCHLESLVVLDLDGNELSGHIPTCMDNLTSLRYLYMGLNQLTSTVPLSLWSLTYLLVVNLSSNSLSGSLTSMNIGNMKVLIKLDFSRNQLSGGIPISLNGLTDLVYLSFANNRFEGSIPESFGELVSLEFLDLSGNNLFGEIPKALEGLQYLKYFNVSFNRLRGEIPSGGTFVNFSAASFMSNEALCGAPRLQVPPCKEGSPQPKKATTMHVLKYVLLAIVLTILVVAYVLVWIRCQKRNVEFPVEEESLLATTWRRISHQELRQATEGFNANNLVGKGSFGSVYKGTLSDGTNVAIKVLNLQVEGAFKSFDAECQVLCNIRHRNLIKFISVCSSINFKALVLEYIPNGNLEKWLYSHKHYLSILQRLNIMIDVASALEYLHYGYSTPVVHCDLKPSNILLDEDMVAHVTDFGTAKLLGDGDSMKQTMTLATIGYMAPEYGLEGIVSTRSDVYSYGILLMETFTRKKPTDDMFAGEMSFKRWVEDLLPLSVIELVDANLQRIEGHAAMDFISSIMRLALQCCAESPGQRIDMKNVSVTLNKIKLKFLQDVKGV; translated from the exons ATGGATCGAAGTTGTTTCCTATTCCTCCTTCGTGCGACGGTGTTTCTGGTACATTATTACATTGGAAGTTTAGCTAATGCAACGGCTCTCGACATTACCACTGATCAATCCACTCTTCTTGCCTTAAAGGGTGGTATTTCTTATGATCCTCATAATATTTTGACAAGCAATTGGTCTACTAGTATTTCTGTATGTAATTGGATCGGTATCACTTGTAGTTCTAAATATCATCGAATCACAGTTTTGAACCTTTCTTACATGGGCCTTGTAGGCACCATTCCTCCACATATAGGaaatctttcatttcttgttaaACTAAGTGTCACAAACAACAGCTTTCATGGCTCTATGCCCAACGAGCTGGCAAGACTTTACCGGTTGGAACTCTTAGACTTTGGATTCAATGATTTGAGTGGAGAAATCCCATCATCAATGGGGTCGTTATCCAAACTTCAATATTTGTTTCTACATGATAACAGTTTCAATGGTACTTTCCCATCATCTCTATCTAATGCATCTTCGTTGGAAATAATTCATCTTGGATATAACCAGCTTTCGGGCTCCATATCTTCCTCCCTATTCAACATATCGTCCTTGCAAAGAATTTCTCTAATGGAGAACATGCTTTCAGGTCCGTTGCCCTCCATTATTTTCAACATGCCCTCACTACAAGTCATGGACCTCGAATCTAATATGTTGTCTGGTGAATTCTCAATGGATTTGTTTGATCATCTTCCCAACTTACAGTGGCTTGATGTGTCTCACAATAAGTTTTATGGCAAACTCCCATTTACTCTGTTCAAGTGCAAACAACTGCAAAATTTGTCATTGCACGCTAACAATTTTACAGGAAGAGTATCTCCAAAAATTGGAAACTTAACCATGCTTATAAATTTAGATCTCGCCGGCAACAACTTTCAAG GTGAAATTCCAAGTGAAATTGGTAATTTACAAAACCTAGAGCTATTTAATATCGAGAACAACAACTTTGCTGGCCCAATTCCATTTgaaatcttcaatatctctaCATTGCAAGACATTGCAATAACTTTGAATAACCTCTCAGGCCATCTTCCATCAAATATAGGCCTTTTCCTTCCAAATCTTCAAAAGCTTTATATCGGGGCAAATGAATTAAGTGGAACACTTCCCAGCTCTATCTCCAATGCTTCACAACTCATTGACATAGAATTGGTTCAAAACTCATTCTCAGGCTTAATTCCTAAAACACTTGGGAATTTAAGACTTCTCGAGAGACTCAACCTAGGACAAAATAATTTGACCGTTGGATCACCAGAATTgagctttttctcttctttgtcGAATTGCATATATCTCAAAGCATTAATTTTATCAGACAATCCACTGAATGGCATCATGCCTAGTTCCGTTGGAAACCTCTCTACTTCTCTTCGAAGGTTTTCAATGTTTAATTGCAATATTAAGGGTAGCATTCCTAGTGATATTGGCAATTTAAGTAGCTTGACAACTTTGAACCTACAAACAAATGAATTGGCTGGACCAATTCCAAGTACAGTGGGAAGGTTGCACATGCTCGAAGGTTTGTACCTTCGAAGTAATAGACTAGAAGGTCACATCCCATCCGATCTTTGTCATTTAGAGAGCTTGGTTGTATTAGATTTGGATGGTAATGAGCTTTCTGGACATATTCCTACATGCATGGATAATCTAACTTCTCTAAGATATCTCTACATGGGCTTAAACCAATTAACTTCTACTGTTCCCTTGAGCTTGTGGAGTCTAACATACCTCTTGGTGGTCAACCTGTCGTCAAATTCTCTAAGTGGCTCTCTCACATCAATGAATATTGGAAATATGAAGGTCTTGATAAAACTGGATTTCTCAAGAAATCAGTTGTCAGGTGGTATTCCAATATCGCTTAATGGCCTTACAGATCTAGTTTACCTCTCCTTTGCAAACAATCGATTCGAAGGCTCAATTCCTGAATCATTTGGTGAATTAGTAAGCttggaattcttggatctttCCGGTAATAATTTATTTGGAGAGATTCCAAAGGCCTTAGAAGGACTCCAATATCTCAAATATTTCAACGTATCTTTTAACAGACTACGAGGAGAAATTCCTTCAGGAGGAACATTTGTAAACTTCTCGGCTGCATCATTTATGTCAAACGAGGCACTTTGTGGTGCTCCCAGACTGCAAGTTCCCCCATGTAAAGAAGGTAGTCCTCAACCAAAAAAGGCTACAACAATGCATGTACTAAAGTATGTATTATTGGCAATTGTGTTAACAATACTTGTGGTGGCCTACGTATTAGTTTGGATAAGATGCCAAAAAAGGAATGTTGAATTTCCAGTTGAGGAAGAGTCGTTACTTGCAACAACATGGAGAAGAATTTCTCACCAAGAACTTCGACAAGCAACAGAAGGATTCAATGCAAACAACTTAGTTGGTAAAGGGAGTTTTGGGTCAGTATACAAAGGAACATTATCAGATGGGACAAATGTTGCAATAAAAGTTTTAAACTTGCAAGTAGAAGGGGCATTCAAGAGTTTTGATGCAGAGTGTCAAGTACTATGCAATATTCGTCATCGAAATCTAATCAAATTCATTAGTGTTTGTAGTAGCATCAACTTCAAAGCCCTTGTATTGGAATACATACCTAATGGAAACCTAGAGAAGTGGTTGTATTCTCACAAGCACTATTTGAGTATCTTACAAAGGCTAAATATAATGATCGATGTAGCGTCAGCATTAGAATACCTTCATTATGGTTATTCAACACCTGTTGTTCATTGTGATTTGAAGCCTAGCAATATCTTGTTGGATGAAGATATGGTTGCACATGTCACTGATTTTGGCACAGCCAAACTCTTAGGTGATGGAGACTCCATGAAGCAAACTATGACTCTCGCTACCATTGGATACATGGCACCAG AGTATGGATTGGAAGGAATTGTTTCTACAAGAAGTGATGTGTATAGTTACGGTATTTTACTGATGGAAACTTTCACAAGAAAGAAGCCGACAGATGACATGTTTGCTGGAGAAATGAGCTTCAAGCGTTGGGTAGAGGATTTGTTACCTCTTTCAGTAATTGAACTCGTTGATGCCAATTTGCAAAGAATCGAAGGACATGCTGCTATGGACTTCATATCATCCATCATGCGATTAGCTTTGCAGTGTTGTGCAGAGTCCCCTGGGCAGAGGATTGATATGAAAAATGTTTCAGTCACACTCAACAAGATCAAATTGAAGTTTCTACAAGATGTTAAAGGAGTTTAA
- the LOC133868177 gene encoding O-fucosyltransferase 8 isoform X2 gives MGKQGSPRRPRPGVQNADLALGMKDYQFRCPETLPGSDPSLGRRMSWGDNHWNPKTVLFHGLKNDSAKYSAFKGVYVGKRHLWLRKYVRSIAFMFGLMGFILLIDSLMVSIFDVRNLLPPSTQIESSGQEEDRGASINEEKSSVQMYDRLLNLASNALAEKEFKPDSSRFWEEPYRQASAWKPCADRKVPTNLGKFDKNNGYILISANGGLNQQRVAICNAVAVASLLNATLVLPRFLYSNVWNDPSQFGDIYQEEYFMNILKGEINIVNELPPHLRSLDIEAIGSLITDADLVKEAKPIDYIRHILPLLLRNGVVHFLGFGNRLGFDPLPSKLQRLRCKCNFHALKFVPKIQQVGSLLVRRIRKYGAARSMLDKQLLGNFMLDNPSNKHDAAKGPTKYLALHLRFEVDMVAYSLCEFGGGENERKELQAYREIHFPLLIERLKNSSPISPGALRKLGRCPLTPEEAALVLAGLGFKRGTYFYLAGSQIYGGKSRMDSLTSLYPNLVTKETLLTPDELAPFRNFSSQLAALDFIACATADVFAMTDSGSQLSSLVSGFRTYYGGGHAPTLRPNKKRLAAILSENSSIGWNSFEDRVKKMVEEGQRVRVRGFGRSIYRLPRCPECMCKPR, from the exons ATGGGGAAGCAAGGTTCCCCAAGACGTCCGCGTCCTGGAGTTCAGAATGCTGACTTAGCATTAGGGATGAAGGACTATCAGTTTAGATGTCCAGAAACTTTACCAGGTAGTGATCCCTCTCTAGGAAGGAGAATGTCATGGGGTGATAACCACTGGAATCCCAAAACTGTCTTATTTCATGGGTTGAAGAATGATTCTGCAAAATATAGTGCTTTTAAGGGAGTCTATGTGGGGAAAAGGCATTTGTGGCTTCGAAAGTACGTGAGGTCAATTGCTTTTATGTTCGGGTTGATGGGTTTCATTCTCCTTATTGATTCTCTCATGGTGTCCATTTTTGATGTGAGAAACCTTCTGCCTCCTTCAACCCAAATAGAATCAAGTGGGCAG GAGGAAGATAGAGGTGCCTCCATCAATGAAGAAAAATCGTCAGTACAGATGTATGACCGGCTTCTAAATTTGGCATCCAATGCTCTTGCAGAG AAAGAGTTTAAGCCAGATTCGTCAAGGTTCTGGGAGGAACCATATCGGCAGGCATCTGCATGGAAACCATGTGCAGACAGAAAGGTTCCAACAAATCTAG GgaaatttgacaaaaataatGGCTACATATTGATCAGTGCAAATGGCGGTCTCAATCAACAAAGAGTTGCT ATTTGCAATGCTGTTGCTGTCGCATCTCTTCTTAATGCAACTCTGGTTCTTCCAAGATTTCTATATAGCAATGTTTGGAATGATCCCAG CCAGTTTGGTGATATTTACCAAGAGGAGTATTTTATGAATATCTTGAAGGGTGAAATCAACATTGTCAATGAACTCCCTCCTCATCTGAGATCACTTGACATTGAAGCAATAGGTAGTCTG ATTACTGACGCAGATCTTGTGAAGGAGGCAAAGCCTATTGATTACATCAGACATATACTTCCCCTCCTATTACGAAATGGAGTTGTCCACTTCCTTGGATTTGGAAATCGACTAGGCTTTGATCCATTGCCTTCCAAGCTTCAG AGATTAAGATGCAAATGTAACTTCCACGCTTTGAAGTTTGTGCCAAAAATCCAACAAGTTGGTTCATTATTGGTTAGAAGGATAAGAAAATATGGCGCTGCACGAAGTATGTTGGACAAACAATTgcttggaaacttcatgcttgACAATCCCTCGAACAAGCATGATGCTGCTAAAGGCCCAACCAAATACCTTGCTTTACATTTGAGATTTGAAGTAGATATGGTGGCCTACTCCCTGTGTGAATTTGGAGGtggagaaaatgagagaaaggaACTTCAAGCCTATAGAGAAATCCATTTTCCTCTGCTTATTGAGCGATTAAAGAACTCAAG CCCTATTTCTCCAGGAGCGTTAAGAAAGTTGGGAAGATGTCCATTGACACCAGAAGAAGCGGCACTTGTTCTAGCTGGACTTGGTTTTAAGCGTGGAACTTACTTTTATTTGGCTGGTTCTCAAATTTATGGAGGAAAATCCCGGATGGATTCACTCACCAGCCTCTATCCCAATTTGGTCACAAAGGAAACCCTCCTCACTCCGGATGAACTTGCACCTTTTAGAAATTTCTCCTCTCAG CTAGCTGCATTGGACTTCATTGCATGTGCAACTGCCGATGTCTTTGCCATGACTGACTCCGGAAGCCAACTTTCATCCCTTGTGTCTGGATTCCGAACTTACTATGGCGGTGGCCATGCACCTACCTTGCGGCCCAACAAGAAGAGGCTGGCAGCAATTTTGTCCGAGAATAGCAGCATTGGATGGAACAGTTTTGAAGACAGAGTGAAAAAGATGGTCGAGGAAGGTCAAAGAGTGCGCGTGAGGGGCTTTGGTCGAAGCATTTATCGACTGCCAAGGTGCCCGGAGTGTATGTGCAAACCCCGATAG
- the LOC133868177 gene encoding O-fucosyltransferase 8 isoform X1 encodes MGKQGSPRRPRPGVQNADLALGMKDYQFRCPETLPGSDPSLGRRMSWGDNHWNPKTVLFHGLKNDSAKYSAFKGVYVGKRHLWLRKYVRSIAFMFGLMGFILLIDSLMVSIFDVRNLLPPSTQIESSGQEEDRGASINEEKSSVQMYDRLLNLASNALAEKEFKPDSSRFWEEPYRQASAWKPCADRKVPTNLGKFDKNNGYILISANGGLNQQRVAICNAVAVASLLNATLVLPRFLYSNVWNDPSQFGDIYQEEYFMNILKGEINIVNELPPHLRSLDIEAIGSLITDADLVKEAKPIDYIRHILPLLLRNGVVHFLGFGNRLGFDPLPSKLQVIKLPLKRLRCKCNFHALKFVPKIQQVGSLLVRRIRKYGAARSMLDKQLLGNFMLDNPSNKHDAAKGPTKYLALHLRFEVDMVAYSLCEFGGGENERKELQAYREIHFPLLIERLKNSSPISPGALRKLGRCPLTPEEAALVLAGLGFKRGTYFYLAGSQIYGGKSRMDSLTSLYPNLVTKETLLTPDELAPFRNFSSQLAALDFIACATADVFAMTDSGSQLSSLVSGFRTYYGGGHAPTLRPNKKRLAAILSENSSIGWNSFEDRVKKMVEEGQRVRVRGFGRSIYRLPRCPECMCKPR; translated from the exons ATGGGGAAGCAAGGTTCCCCAAGACGTCCGCGTCCTGGAGTTCAGAATGCTGACTTAGCATTAGGGATGAAGGACTATCAGTTTAGATGTCCAGAAACTTTACCAGGTAGTGATCCCTCTCTAGGAAGGAGAATGTCATGGGGTGATAACCACTGGAATCCCAAAACTGTCTTATTTCATGGGTTGAAGAATGATTCTGCAAAATATAGTGCTTTTAAGGGAGTCTATGTGGGGAAAAGGCATTTGTGGCTTCGAAAGTACGTGAGGTCAATTGCTTTTATGTTCGGGTTGATGGGTTTCATTCTCCTTATTGATTCTCTCATGGTGTCCATTTTTGATGTGAGAAACCTTCTGCCTCCTTCAACCCAAATAGAATCAAGTGGGCAG GAGGAAGATAGAGGTGCCTCCATCAATGAAGAAAAATCGTCAGTACAGATGTATGACCGGCTTCTAAATTTGGCATCCAATGCTCTTGCAGAG AAAGAGTTTAAGCCAGATTCGTCAAGGTTCTGGGAGGAACCATATCGGCAGGCATCTGCATGGAAACCATGTGCAGACAGAAAGGTTCCAACAAATCTAG GgaaatttgacaaaaataatGGCTACATATTGATCAGTGCAAATGGCGGTCTCAATCAACAAAGAGTTGCT ATTTGCAATGCTGTTGCTGTCGCATCTCTTCTTAATGCAACTCTGGTTCTTCCAAGATTTCTATATAGCAATGTTTGGAATGATCCCAG CCAGTTTGGTGATATTTACCAAGAGGAGTATTTTATGAATATCTTGAAGGGTGAAATCAACATTGTCAATGAACTCCCTCCTCATCTGAGATCACTTGACATTGAAGCAATAGGTAGTCTG ATTACTGACGCAGATCTTGTGAAGGAGGCAAAGCCTATTGATTACATCAGACATATACTTCCCCTCCTATTACGAAATGGAGTTGTCCACTTCCTTGGATTTGGAAATCGACTAGGCTTTGATCCATTGCCTTCCAAGCTTCAGGTTATAAAACTTCCCCTAAAG AGATTAAGATGCAAATGTAACTTCCACGCTTTGAAGTTTGTGCCAAAAATCCAACAAGTTGGTTCATTATTGGTTAGAAGGATAAGAAAATATGGCGCTGCACGAAGTATGTTGGACAAACAATTgcttggaaacttcatgcttgACAATCCCTCGAACAAGCATGATGCTGCTAAAGGCCCAACCAAATACCTTGCTTTACATTTGAGATTTGAAGTAGATATGGTGGCCTACTCCCTGTGTGAATTTGGAGGtggagaaaatgagagaaaggaACTTCAAGCCTATAGAGAAATCCATTTTCCTCTGCTTATTGAGCGATTAAAGAACTCAAG CCCTATTTCTCCAGGAGCGTTAAGAAAGTTGGGAAGATGTCCATTGACACCAGAAGAAGCGGCACTTGTTCTAGCTGGACTTGGTTTTAAGCGTGGAACTTACTTTTATTTGGCTGGTTCTCAAATTTATGGAGGAAAATCCCGGATGGATTCACTCACCAGCCTCTATCCCAATTTGGTCACAAAGGAAACCCTCCTCACTCCGGATGAACTTGCACCTTTTAGAAATTTCTCCTCTCAG CTAGCTGCATTGGACTTCATTGCATGTGCAACTGCCGATGTCTTTGCCATGACTGACTCCGGAAGCCAACTTTCATCCCTTGTGTCTGGATTCCGAACTTACTATGGCGGTGGCCATGCACCTACCTTGCGGCCCAACAAGAAGAGGCTGGCAGCAATTTTGTCCGAGAATAGCAGCATTGGATGGAACAGTTTTGAAGACAGAGTGAAAAAGATGGTCGAGGAAGGTCAAAGAGTGCGCGTGAGGGGCTTTGGTCGAAGCATTTATCGACTGCCAAGGTGCCCGGAGTGTATGTGCAAACCCCGATAG